One genomic segment of Branchiostoma floridae strain S238N-H82 unplaced genomic scaffold, Bfl_VNyyK Sc7u5tJ_1564, whole genome shotgun sequence includes these proteins:
- the LOC118408267 gene encoding cytochrome P450 2U1-like, producing the protein MADMSSRSRFKASAVVDLSSRSRFKVHEEVDAVVSASLPTLSHRSQLHYVNACLLETMRIRTLVPIATHATAKDVMVNLHSLHMDPAYWTDPDWFDLGRFLDAEGNVINKPQSFMPFGGGRRVCLGELVARMELFLFLSTLLQSFTFRTPEGAPPPNTDGIIRLTVKPHLFQLCAIRR; encoded by the exons atggcggacatgtcatctcggtcgcgcttcaaggcgtcagcAGTGGTGGACctgtcgtctcggtcgcgcttcaag GTACATGAGGAGGTTGATGCCGTTGTTAGTGCGAGTCTGCCCACCCTGTCCCACCGTTCCCAGCTGCACTACGTGAATGCCTGCCTGCTGGAGACCATGAGGATCCGCACTCTTGTTCCTATCGCAACTCACGCCACCGCGaaggat GTGATGGTGAATCTGCATTCCCTCCACATGGACCCCGCCTACTGGACTGACCCGGACTGGTTTGACCTCGGAAGGTTTCTGGACGCGGAGGGGAACGTCATCAACAAGCCTCAGTCATTCATGCCTTTTGGAGGAG GCCGCCGTGTGTGTCTTGGTGAGCTGGTGGCCAGGATGGAGCTTTTCCTGTTCTTATCGACCCTACTGCAGTCCTTCACCTTCAGGACGCCAGAGGGCGCTCCTCCTCCAAACACTGACGGCATAATTCGTCTAACGGTCAAGCCGCATCTGTTCCAGCTCTGCGCAATACGGCGTTAA
- the LOC118408265 gene encoding alpha-N-acetylgalactosamine-specific lectin-like, with amino-acid sequence MPRNAVTNDFLIFLYKSMSVIDHNGFWLGLHDRREEGSFEWVDGSPLGKYSSWGPGQPNNGLGQPNNYEGNEDCVLYSASLYDKDKWADRSCDRPFRFICQAVLGRP; translated from the exons ATGCCCCGAAACGCCGTGACCAACGACTTCTTGATCTTCTTGTACAAGTCCATGTCCGTGATTGACCATAATGGCTTCTGGTTaggcctgcacgatcggcgcgaagagggaagcttcgAATGGGTGGATGGTTCTCCACTTGGGAAGTACAGCTCCTGGGGTCCGGGACAACCAAATAACGGTCTGGGACAACCAAATAACTATGAGGGCAACGAGGATTGCGTTCTATACTCCGCATCGCTATACGACAAGGACAAATGGGCCGACAGGTCATGCGACCGGCCGTttcgcttcatatgccaggctgttttAG GTCGTCCCTAG